A region of Schistosoma mansoni strain Puerto Rico chromosome 1, complete genome DNA encodes the following proteins:
- a CDS encoding putative gastric mucin, whose translation MNENPIVICTPTSCSALPNPSCASSFETPVCHSGIAPIVVPIVSGLSSNVLCSSALSITSSVSPNPPSSLSLTSLQNPVNSLNLNVPSSSHNPIILPSSASLLVHSINSSNNSTSGICSVPPITSGSLAINGLGNPNITVPMTCKNEFLGSSLTNPSFSYDSVLPVESSTICPNSSFSTISNQTVEVIDPTQNLSSSISGSTPVTLALQSNILNSNHMHSENVSSFNGECGIRPISNPTLPPCFPLNLMPISPNGDFPAAQINFPGLPPVLLQVLPLPGVKMGEHYTINVPTQLIWDGISSALASGGTVNGGPIILSIAPTPLPSHSVSSMSTVPAPSYTMTNQTSTPVSLCGPSNGFINPTLPQVGVPVSTVIPYSTLSVSPLTTTVTTASVISTKLPGVIVNPLLPNPVSAVGGAKRMRAIAPKPSNVSSVATLGVKPTSASTTIPKSGTKRHGLVTAISSVNGIVSNSSSSQSIHASIPNIGAITGVPTPPKLLHSASRKVSLPLVNFSSSFVRSGRGRRRCAVGQQSVSTTFVTSAHASPICITNSVNSGMGISTDTSNVCSLQTPVSLPLSSSSSLSSFYSTPPIFVPPTTNPGPVLPPGSIQPTFLFGNPLHNAPPITVPNGVAPFLFQPPLPISNSCSQFPSSVFSPATCAVSISPSTSCPLAVVRSLPSVSSANIFAANNGPTMASLDPATGLLTYYPSSCIPMNNPYPPTISSSDSSSINISTVCSQPNQTMGLQPSPQSGPIMYPFQAQHLLSNQIVPTIFPNIPADIAGANTFTDHTAFLQSFAPSLMDSSCISSNVHISSESTIVQSQMACQNAFLTSAGNFHSNGNSGNIPIFPSLPVSSIALPSLEVSTNICETNGIVEDDACLAKDDLISLAWHLTQMEDDFETHEKQNPDVLINQTDDENNGMFEDFLQVYSQNATAFNFNPDLNCQTHILNPSTVNPDSDVLDKDVILLDSEPEYRADFENRDDDTQLSCPNEESTGNADIDALLAAAAMVGAASGVGDAQSAVAVPLPSSSLASVTHQNTLSSECDSSHPENKDDVHGDIHVTFSSSLLPAHSTSCKLSPLLDPINVDDPVNGLKETKPDDLLPSDLFDDFSKTEVNGQFANETSDSVNEFDDGYEPTSLAAVLGCNAEDAADLESVLGQEAPDLSDGGGVSDSFLHSLVGPSPTVDDLSVQNNSVNIFDNDFHSPHESKQETENDLSFHSVDDFPSDIACEMVEDATNTLPVSRQVRSLLRDANAISVSSRFGSPPGGSKSFNHFFEATSRRLNRSCRFASDIDDDFIGVDFSDAVNECTTAEQFDEALMLLGPQPNSPLSQSEIHSENTIPVSVTDFVSHIEDKMKNNENATKDKKLLRIDCTDLRIVGPDDIQTAQPRNASPQHKANKSPILAKESAQQKEYIPSMLSSPVNEIEECTTESSLKHDTAENTKSHLVDSLGSSDPVTLITSESQQTAIDDNIELHTNTSFNNNAEFLSPDKKTELVDLLPSILEEKSVSPNSSTLPLQDKLDTQSSVSMVDTFDSCHYDLSKIPSPTNPVYCNLTRRPQSVSPKFSCVEDICSSESGVNLPPRPQSLPNLISFSQFDIVQETENVSKSCASNPFSSCDIATSTICLFKPDIYFDNRKPSSIFSSNQNTSVNKEDMVSNISILGVLASSSALVEAVADLEDDSDISPIKSSIEGLASLDRMLKSCQRRSQQTFESTKNTSSGSESVMVSSQTSSVSQSSAPKMTGTYETSNTDVCNFEFSDWRNVDFSSDSKIVHDDGIHASTLLSVSSDHSSNKSVNFGQSRFKNSNNVHSKRGRRKRAGNKKPHLSYLKRNPIRTSCKSDPSAHELNPSQSVAPAVNEFHHSQNQSDKSPTKDMTTNDLLELAARRPHSFGLSLVDGELSNVPNPPVSPEFECHLPPLVLATGASLFPESCLHSDVCSSGDDSYSTIPSACKLKVEPDETAVVKASHDEDIFSSSTPTQLHTQEFHKRKKRGRYISRIKPRAKVQVDLPAVTERHPNHSRFDFDKNNFIGVNYNFLRRFESLSEAPFERFLHDTKLQTFAALKSSTGEIIPNLKSNFNSWCEPNQSVLLFSRQCNEQSISGDCNSVSTQNVDSENHFTDTRSTTEEVPESSSILSSETNGNNHIFDEPVSTSCESSKSSIASHQLVFSTPISHTFSALPTPASFSSLPKSHSPFQSHILSLPITTAVNQSNSVCDSSSSHSLEKVFPTVSPLPVNRNAGIAGSFAGAAAFRATSFSALAAKVEKKNVGNEFQLNNTSETLWRNVTFADLAKFASSECKSKEGSQTFANIPNSLACNSSWFIDKSMQIDASALQPKPLFQPNFPLLTSSKSAENSTLFPATIFTSPRASPNHFCNQLPFNDVSKSSKSPPSKSNFSENLKKRLKRISSLPRKTNRRKQSAGKRQRRPCISLRKSTTEILLHSSDNFYTEENNAVSSMDDISNHFVTTVDNESRHHCCDSERPSMDEFDQSEKILSSPVCLKLESTNVPSDFSVIGHSTSPTIIMNDSSVISNVQAVVVDNTDKDNGNHIPSASPIVQSTSVNCEQSINVPAGFEDNLSCSKVVSFVHEGRTDPIDSFVSTHSENTTTKNSFQSDVLQDKNVGSLVPDSPSENIMTVSDKLLSHPPIRLRLNLKLAALKSKSKKKKRKKLHLNNSVTETKSNSVVEMVDDPSNCSLSIRLVNKVPVVKEISKSNSNNSSRKRKKKSEKTNIHCKGHRNHTVIMDSNLQCRNPPDSSQLHEASSVTHNVHITRSNQAYSLSSVLPSGTIKNIPVHPLSTKKIFSTARQERRSNYAQLTRPWRANLSTSPRKRNTTSFRSVSARRHVANVARSRSHAINAYSDMSLADGKQLNISCTRSIIPENVFIKNASNDDVDNSRSYSITNFTGVHKEIPKTERPESHPLRLVIRLGKPVNGSKDELVCQSTVSPLNVQVPSDLSSNYSQASNDIDHQDENANLSISPGESNIKNDSSVQELTGFCVASEAETFMDPNQFQIHRILNRALPMSSELVGLYIPSPSEDDDNGDGCGMVEKAFGSEHRLRMTDQSFHFSQVCHENATPVAPQIGCTAGLSSRKKIKPLKGHRRNKRDVKSTRYRCGRHKNTSTDEHNLDQSSRLRAQCIKNFEKHSVLDINTDLDFLHGRPLTCA comes from the exons atgaatgaaaatCCTATTGTCATATGCACACCCACTTCGTGTTCTGCTCTTCCCAATCCTAGCTGCGCTTCTTCATTTGAAACACCCGTTTGTCATTCAGGTATCGCACCTATCGTTGTTCCGATTGTGTCTGGTTTGTCTTCAAATGTTCTATGTTCCTCTGCTTTATCTATTACTTCATCAGTTTCGCCTAACCCGCCTTCCTCCTTGTCGCTGACATCTTTGCAAAATCCTGTCAATAGCTTGAACTTGAACGTACCTTCATCTAGTCACAACCCAATAATTCTACCATCATCTGCGTCATTGTTAGTTCATTCAATCAATTCCTCAAACAATTCAACTTCTGGGATTTGTTCGGTCCCTCCAATTACTAGTGGTTCCTTAGCCATAAATGGCTTGGGAAATCCAAACATAACCGTTCCTATGACATGTAAAAATGAGTTTTTGGGTTCTAGCTTAACTAATCCTAGTTTTTCCTATGATTCCGTTTTGCCAGTTGAATCATCTACGATTTGCCCGAATTCAAGTTTTTCGACGATCTCTAACCAAACAGTTGAAGTTATTGATCCAACACAAAATTTGTCGTCTTCCATATCTGGGTCTACACCTGTCACGTTAGCTTTACAGTCTAATATTTTAAATTCCAACCATATGCATTCAGAAAATGTTTCGAGTTTCAATGGAGAGTGTGGGATTCGTCCAATAAGTAACCCAACATTACCACCATGTTTTCCTTTGAATTTGATGCCAATTAGTCCGAATGGTGACTTTCCAGCTGCACAAATTAATTTTCCAGGGTTACCACCAGTTCTTCTACAAGTCTTACCATTACCAGGTGTTAAAATGGGAGAACATTACACAATCAACGTCCCAACGCAGTTAATTTGGGATGGTATATCCAGCGCGTTAGCCAGCGGAGGGACTGTCAATGGTGGTCCAATAATCTTATCGATCGCACCCACACCTTTACCGTCACATTCAGTCTCTTCTATGTCTACAGTACCCGCCCCCTCTTATACTATGACAAACCAAACATCCACACCTGTCTCTTTATGTGGGCCATCTAATGGGTTTATTAATCCAACTCTTCCTCAGGTTGGAGTTCCCGTTTCAACAGTGATTCCTTATTCTACGCTTTCTGTCAGTCCTTTAACTACAACAGTAACTACAGCTAGTGTTATCAGTACTAAACTTCCAGGAGTTATTGTTAATCCCCTGCTTCCCAATCCTGTCAGTGCTGTTGGGGGAGCCAAACGTATGAGAGCTATCGCTCCCAAGCCATCAAACGTAAGTTCTGTTGCTACTTTGGGGGTAAAACCTACATCTGCTTCGACTACAATACCAAAAAGTGGGACAAAGCGTCATGGTCTAGTTACTGCTATTTCAAGTGTGAATGGAATTGTGTCAAACAGCAGTTCCTCGCAAAGTATTCATGCTAGCATTCCCAATATTGGAGCAATTACTGGAGTGCCAACACCTCCGAAACTGTTGCATTCAGCTTCTAGAAAGGTATCACTACCCTTAGTTAACTTTAGTTCCTCTTTTGTACGGTCGGGTCGAGGTAGACGTCGCTGTGCTGTTGGACAACAGTCTGTTTCTACTACGTTTGTTACTAGTGCACATGCTTCTCCTATATGTATAACAAACTCTGTTAACTCAGGGATGGGAATCAGCACTGATACCAGTAATGTTTGCTCTTTGCAGACCCCAGTTTCCTTACCATTAAGTAGTTCATCTTCATTATCATCGTTTTACAGCACGCCACCTATTTTTGTACCACCAACTACGAATCCTGGACCAGTTTTACCACCTGGATCTATTCAACCAACATTTCTTTTTGGTAATCCATTGCATAACGCACCACCAATTACAGTGCCAAACGGCGTGGCTCCATTTCTTTTTCAACCACCTCTTCCTATATCTAATAGTTGCTCACAATTTCCAAGTTCTGTCTTTAGTCCTGCTACGTGTGCTGTCTCCATTTCTCCGTCAACGTCATGTCCGTTAGCGGTTGTTCGGTCTCTTCCATCTGTCAGTTCTGCGAATATATTTGCTGCCAATAATGGGCCAACAATGGCTTCTCTCGATCCTGCTACCGGGCTTTTAACGTATTACCCCTCATCATGCATTCCTATGAATAACCCATATCCTCCTACAATATCTTCTAGTGACTCATCGTCAATCAATATATCAACTGTATGCTCTCAGCCGAATCAGACAATGGGTCTTCAGCCTTCTCCACAATCCGGACCGATCATGTATCCTTTTCAGGCCCAACATCTCCTTTCTAACCAAATTGTCCCAACTATTTTCCCAAATATACCTGCTGATATAGCTGGTGCAAATACCTTTACAGATCATACGGCATTCTTACAATCATTTGCACCTAGTTTGATGGATAGTTCTTGCATATCGTCTAATGTACATATATCTTCAGAATCCACCATCGTCCAGAGTCAAATGGCCTGTCAAAATGCTTTTCTTACGTCAGCGGGCAATTTTCATAGCAATGGTAATAGTGGAAACATTCCCATTTTTCCGTCACTACCCGTTTCATCGATTGCGTTACCCAGTTTGGAAGTTAGCACAAACATATGCGAAACCAATGGAATTGTAGAGGACGATGCTTGTTTGGCTAAAGATGACCTCATTAGTCTTGCTTGGCATCTAACACAAATGGAGGATGATTTTGAGACCCATGAAAAACAAAATCCAGATGTTCTAATAAATCAAACAGATGATGAAAATAATGGCATGTTCGAAGATTTCCTCCAGGTTTATTCACAAAATGCAACAGCTTTTAACTTTAATCCGGACTTGAATTGCCAAACTCATATTCTAAATCCGTCTACTGTTAACCCTGATTCTGACGTTCTAGACAAAGATGTAATTCTTTTAGATAGTGAACCAGAATATAGAGCTGATTTCGAAAATCGCGATGATGATACGCAGCTATCTTGTCCAAACGAAGAAAGTACAGGAAATGCTGATATTGATGCTTTACTTGCTGCAGCTGCTATGGTTGGTGCTGCGAGTGGAGTTGGAGATGCTCAGTCAGCTGTCGCCGTTCCTTTACCTTCTTCTTCCCTTGCATCAGTAACTCACCAAAATACACTTTCCTCAGAATGTGATTCTTCTCATCCGGAAAATAAAGATGATGTCCATGGTGATATCCATGTAACATTCAGTAGTTCTCTGCTACCAGCTCATTCCACTAGCTGTAAACTTTCACCACTTCTTGATCCTATTAATGTTGATGACCCAGTTAATGGCTTAAAAGAAACAAAGCCCGACGATCTCTTACCAAGCGATTTGTTTGATGATTTTTCCAAAACGGAGGTAAATGGCCAGTTTGCGAATGAAACATCTGATTCAGTTAATGAATTCGATGATGGTTATGAACCTACAAGTTTGGCAGCAGTTCTTGGTTGTAATGCTGAAGATGCTGCAGATTTAGAGTCAGTTTTAGGTCAGGAAGCTCCAGATTTATCCGATGGTGGAGGTGTTTCGGATTCTTTTCTTCATTCCCTTGTTGGTCCTTCACCTACAGTGGATGATTTAAGTGTACAGAATAATTCAGTTAATATTTTTGATAATGATTTCCACTCTCCCCATGAATCCAAACAAGAAACCGAAAACGATTTAAGTTTCCATTCAGTCGATGATTTTCCTAGTGATATTGCTTGCGAAATGGTTGAAGATGCAACAAATACACTGCCTGTATCAAGACAAGTTAGATCTTTACTTCGTGATGCCAACGCTATTTCGGTGTCTTCACGCTTTGGATCGCCACCGGGAGGAAGCAAAAGTTTCAATCATTTTTTTGAGGCCACTTCGCGACGTCTTAATAGGTCATGTAGGTTCGCATCTGATATTGACGACGATTTCATTGGTGTAGATTTTTCTGATGCAGTAAATGAATGCACAACAGCAGAACAGTTTGATGAAGCTCTAATGTTGTTAGGACCTCAACCGAATTCACCCCTTAGTCAGTCCGAAATACACAGTGAGAATACAATCCCTGTTTCGGTTACTGATTTTGTTTCTCACATAGAGGACAAAATGAAAAACAACGAAAATGCGACAAAAGATAAAAAACTGCTACGTATTGACTGCACAGATCTTAGAATTGTTGGACCTGATGATATTCAGACAGCTCAGCCTCGAAATGCATCTCCACAACATAAAGCCAACAAAAGTCCAATTCTAGCTAAAGAATCTGCTCAACAGAAAGAATATATCCCTTCGATGCTATCATCTCCAGTAAATGAAATTGAAGAGTGTACAACTGAAAGTAGTTTAAAGCACGACACTGCCGAAAATACTAAGAGCCATTTGGTCGATTCTTTAGGTAGTAGCGATCCAGTTACATTAATAACTTCGGAGTCTCAACAAACTGCCATTGACGATAACATTGAATTACATACCAATACCTCATTCAACAATAATGCCGAGTTTTTGTCACCTGACAAGAAAACTGAGTTAGTCGACTTATTGCCATCCATATTGGAAGAAAAATCCGTATCACCAAATAGCTCAACGTTACCTTTACAAGATAAACTTGATACTCAGAGCTCTGTCTCAATGGTAGACACATTTGATAGTTGCCACTATGATCTCTCTAAAATCCCTTCACCAACAAATCCGGTTTACTGTAATCTCACAAGGCGTCCCCAATCTGTTAGTCCAAAGTTTTCATGTGTAGAGGATATTTGTTCTTCTGAATCTGGTGTCAACTTACCACCCCGCCCTCAAAGCTTGCCTAATTTAATTTCGTTTTCACAGTTTGACATAGTTCAAGAGACAGAAAACGTATCAAAATCGTGTGCTTCTAACCCATTTTCATCTTGTGACATTGCCACCTCGacaatatgtttgtttaaacCAGATATTTATTTCGACAACAGGAAGCCATCATCAATCTTTTCTTCTAATCAGAATACATCAGTAAATAAAGAAGATATGGTATCCAATATTTCTATTCTTGGAGTTCTTGCTTCATCATCTGCCTTAGTGGAGGCAGTTGCAGACTTGGAGGATGATTCTGATATTTCTCCCATCAAATCAAGCATAGAAGGATTAGCCTCACTTGATCGAATGTTAAAAAGTTGTCAGCGTCGTAGCCAACAAACCTTTGAGTCTACGAAGAATACTTCTAGCGGTTCTGAAAGCGTTATGGTTTCATCTCAAACTTCAAGTGTATCTCAAAGCTCAGCACCAAAAATGACAGGCACATATGAGACTTCAAATACTGATGTGTGTAATTTTGAGTTTTCGGATTGGAGAAATGTGGATTTTTCCAGTGATTCCAAAATAGTTCACGATGATGGTATTCACGCAAGTACTTTACTGTCAGTCAGCAGTGACCACTCTTCTAACAAAAGTGTCAATTTCGGGCAGTCGCGATTCAAAAACTCAAATAACGTGCACTCCAAACGTGGAAGACGAAAACGTGCAGGTAATAAGAAACCACATTTATCTTACTTAAAAAGAAATCCAATTAGAACCAGTTGTAAGTCAGATCCCTCTGCCCATGAATTAAATCCTTCTCAGAGTGTCGCTCCGGCTGTAAATGAGTTCCATCATTCTCAAAACCAGTCAGATAAATCTCCTACCAAGGATATGACTACCAACGATCTTTTAGAACTGGCTGCAAGGCGTCCTCACTCATTTGG GCTATCTTTGGTGGACGGCGAGTTGTCAAATGTCCCTAATCCTCCCGTTTCTCCGGAGTTCGAATGTCATCTACCCCCTTTGGTACTAGCTACTGGAGCATCTTTATTTCCAGAATCATGTTTACATTCTGATGTTTGTTCATCTGGTGATGATTCTTACTCCACGATCCCATCTGCTTGTAAGTTAAAAGTTGAACCAGATGAAACAGCTGTTGTTAAAGCTAGTCATGATGAAGATATTTTCTCATCTTCAACACCTACACAACTTCATACTCAAGAGTTTCACAAGCGCAAAAAACGTGGAAGATACATCTCTAGAATAAAGCCTCGTGCCAAAGTCCAAGTTGATTTGCCTGCTGTAACAGAAAGACATCCAAACCACTCACGTTTCGATTTTGATAAGAATAATTTTATTGGAGtgaattataattttttaaGGCGATTCGAGTCACTGAGTGAAGCACCCTTTGAACGTTTCTTACACGACACAAAACTACAAACTTTTGCTGCATTAAAGTCAAGTACTGGTGAAATTATCCCCAACCTAAAGTCTAATTTTAATTCTTGGTGTGAGCCAAATCAAAGTGTTTTGTTATTTAGTAGACAATGCAATGAACAGTCTATCTCCGGAGACTGTAATTCAGTCTCTACTCAAAATGTGGATTCTGAAAATCATTTCACTGATACCCGGTCAACGACGGAAGAGGTTCCAGAAAGTTCCTCGATCTTGTCGTCGGAAACCAATGgtaataatcatatttttgacgAGCCAGTCTCGACGAGTTGCGAGTCAAGCAAAAGTTCTATAGCTTCTCACCAGCTGGTTTTCTCCACTCCTATATCACATACTTTCAGCGCTCTTCCTACACCGGCTTCGTTCTCTTCTTTACCTAAATCGCATAGTCCTTTTCAAAGTCATATTTTATCGTTACCGATTACCACAGCAGTTAATCAATCGAATTCTGTATGTGATAGTAGCTCAAGTCACTCACTTGAAAAGGTGTTTCCCACTGTTTCACCTTTACCCGTCAACAGAAATGCAGGAATCGCTGGTAGCTTTGCTGGGGCTGCTGCCTTCCGAGCGACTAGCTTTAGTGCATTAGCAGCTAAAGTTGAAAAGAAAAATGTTGGAAATGAATTTCAACTTAATAATACCTCGGAAACTCTGTGGAGAAATGTGACTTTTGCGGACTTGGCAAAGTTTGCCTCTTCAGAATGTAAATCTAAGGAAGGTTCTCAAACTTTTGCTAACATTCCTAATTCGTTAGCGTGCAACTCCTCGTGGTTCATTGACAAATCTATGCAAATCGATGCTTCTGCTCTGCAACCGAAACCATTATTTCAACCTAACTTTCCACTATTAACATCAAGTAAGAGCGCAGAAAATTCGACTTTGTTTCCAGCCACCATCTTTACTTCTCCACGAGCATCACCAAATCACTTTTGTAACCAACTTCCCTTCAATGATGTAAGTAAATCTTCAAAATCACCACCATCCAAGTCTAATTTTTCTGAAAATCTTAAAAAACGTTTAAAACGCATTTCCTCTTTGCCAAGAAAAACGAATCGGCGTAAACAATCAGCTGGCAAACGTCAGCGACGTCCTTGTATTTCCCTTCGGAAGTCTACTACTGAGATTCTCCTGCATAGCTCTGACAATTTTTACACTGAAGAAAATAATGCTGTTTCCAGCATGGATGATATTTCAAACCACTTTGTTACAACTGTAGATAACGAATCTCGACATCATTGTTGTGACTCGGAGAGGCCCTCTATGGATGAGTTTGATCAATCCGAAAAGATTCTTTCTAGTCCTGTTTGCTTAAAACTTGAAAGTACAAATGTACCTTCAGATTTTAGCGTAATAGGGCATTCCACTTCTCCCACAATTATAATGAATGATTCATCGGTAATTTCTAATGTACAAGCCGTGGTTGTTGATAATACAGATAAAGATAATGGCAATCACATACCCTCTGCTTCCCCGATTGTGCAGTCAACCAGTGTTAACTGTGAGCAGTCGATAAACGTTCCTGCTGGTTTTGAAGATAATTTATCCTGCTCCAAAGTTGTTTCTTTTGTCCATGAAGGTAGAACAGATCCAATTGATAGTTTTGTAAGTACTCATTCCGAAAATACAACAACTAAAAATTCATTCCAATCTGATGTGCTTCAAGACAAAAATGTTGGTTCTTTAGTTCCTGACTCACCTTCTGAGAATATCATGACTGTCAGTGATAAATTACTTTCACATCCCCCAATCAGATTACGTCTTAACCTCAAGCTAGCTGCACTTAAATCTAAGTCAAAGAAAAAGAAGCGTAAGAAACTCCATCTCAATAATTCAGTCACGGAAACTAAATCCAACTCAGTCGTAGAAATGGTAGATGATCCTTCAAATTGTTCGCTGAGTATTCGTCTTGTAAACAAAGTCCCCGTCGTCAAAGAAATCTCCAAATCTAACTCCAATAATTCAagcagaaaaagaaaaaagaagagtGAAAAAACAAACATCCATTGTAAAGGCCATAGGAATCATACTGTTATAATGGATAGTAATCTTCAATGTCGAAACCCTCCAGATTCCTCACAATTGCATGAAGCATCATCTGTTACCCATAATGTTCATATCACACGATCCAATCAAGCTTATTCACTATCTAGTGTTCTTCCTAGTGGCACGATAAAGAATATACCTGTGCATCCCCTGTCAACTAAAAAGATTTTCTCAACTGCAAGACAAGAACGTCGAAGTAACTACGCTCAATTG ACACGACCTTGGCGTGCTAATCTCTCAACTTCTCCTCGGAAGCGAAACACTACCAGTTTTCGATCAGTATCTGCTCGTCGGCATGTTGCTAATGTAGCACGATCCCGTAGCCATGCAATCAATGCTTATAGTGATATGTCATTAGCTGACGGTAAGCAGCTGAATATTTCATGTACTCGATCAATAATTCCAGAAAACGTATTTATTAAAAATGCCTcgaatgatgatgttgataataGTCGATCCTATTCCATTACTAATTTTACTGGTGTACATAAAGAAATTCCTAAAACGGAGCGCCCAGAATCTCACCCTTTACGTCTTGTTATTCGTTTGGGTAAACCTGTGAATGGATCGAAGGATGAACTTGTTTGTCAATCTACAGTTTCCCCATTAAATGTCCAGGTACCTTCTGATCTGTCTTCTAATTATTCTCAAGCTTCAAATGACATAGATCATCAAGATGAAAATGCAAATCTTTCCATATCACCAGGGGAATCGAACATTAAAAACGACAGTTCTGTTCAGGAATTAACTGGGTTTTGTGTAGCAAGTGAAGCAGAAACTTTTATGGATCCTAATCAGTTTCAAATTCATAGAATCCTGAACCGAGCTCTCCCAATGAGTTCTGAACTTGTTGGTTTGTACATACCGTCACCTAGCGAAGATGACGATAATGGAGATGGTTGTGGTATGGTTGAGAAAGCATTTGGTTCTGAACACCGGTTACGAATGACAGATCAATCATTTCATTTTTCTCAAGTTTGTCATGAAAACGCAACTCCAGTCGCTCCTCAGATTGGATGTACTGCTGGTTTGTCAAGCAGAAAGAAAATAAAGCCTTTAAAAGGTCACAGACGTAACAAAAGAGATGTTAAAAGTACTCGATACCGATGTGGAAGACATAAAAATACTTCAACCGATGAACACAACTTGGATCAGTCATCGAGATTGCGTGCTCAATGCATAAAGAATTTTGAAAAACACAGTGTTTTAGACATCAACACTGATCTTGACTTCCTTCATGGTCGGCCTTTAACATGTGCCTAA